In Streptomyces sp. NBC_00704, a genomic segment contains:
- a CDS encoding enolase C-terminal domain-like protein has translation MSDTPVVTGVDTAVYTVPTDAPEADGTLAWDSTTLVLATVRCGDATGLGYTYAPAATARLVDDLLADVITGRPVLDVPRLNEALRRAVRNAGLPGVAAQAIAAVDIALWDLKARLLGLPLVRLLGAARDDVPVYGSGGFTTYDDDRQERQLRGWVEEDGIPRVKIKIAQSWGREEARDRHRVARARAAIGDTAALYVDANGGYTAKQAVRMAEALADDDVTWFEEPVSSDDLTALAAVRRRTTLDVAAGEYGYTLPYFAHLIAADAVDCLQADVTRCGGITVWLRAAALAQAHGLEISGHCAPHAHAHAAAAVPNLRHLEWFHDHVRIERLLFDGVLAPDGGALAPGADGRPGLGLALAAERARPYRVG, from the coding sequence ATGAGCGACACCCCCGTCGTGACCGGCGTGGACACGGCCGTCTACACCGTGCCCACCGACGCGCCCGAAGCGGACGGCACCCTCGCCTGGGACAGCACCACGCTCGTCCTGGCCACCGTCCGCTGCGGGGACGCCACCGGCCTCGGCTACACCTACGCGCCCGCCGCCACCGCCCGCCTCGTCGACGACCTGCTCGCCGACGTGATCACCGGCCGCCCGGTCCTGGACGTGCCGCGCCTGAACGAGGCCCTGCGGCGCGCGGTGCGCAACGCCGGACTGCCCGGCGTCGCCGCCCAGGCGATCGCGGCGGTCGACATCGCCCTGTGGGACCTCAAGGCCCGCCTGCTCGGACTGCCCCTCGTCCGCCTGCTGGGCGCGGCCCGCGACGACGTGCCCGTCTACGGAAGCGGCGGCTTCACCACCTACGACGACGACCGCCAGGAACGGCAACTGCGCGGCTGGGTCGAGGAGGACGGCATCCCCCGCGTCAAGATCAAGATCGCGCAGTCGTGGGGGCGCGAGGAGGCACGCGACCGGCACCGTGTCGCCCGGGCACGCGCCGCCATCGGCGACACCGCGGCCCTCTACGTCGACGCCAACGGCGGCTACACGGCCAAACAGGCCGTGCGCATGGCCGAGGCGCTCGCCGACGACGACGTGACGTGGTTCGAGGAGCCCGTGTCCTCGGACGACCTGACCGCCCTCGCCGCCGTCCGCCGCCGTACGACCCTCGACGTGGCGGCCGGCGAGTACGGCTACACCCTGCCCTACTTCGCCCACCTGATCGCCGCGGACGCCGTCGACTGCCTCCAGGCCGACGTCACGCGCTGCGGCGGAATCACCGTCTGGCTGCGGGCCGCCGCACTCGCCCAGGCCCACGGCCTGGAGATCTCCGGGCACTGCGCCCCGCACGCCCACGCGCACGCCGCGGCCGCCGTGCCCAACCTGCGGCACCTGGAGTGGTTCCACGACCACGTCCGCATCGAGCGGCTCCTCTTCGACGGCGTGCTCGCCCCGGACGGCGGAGCCCTCGCCCCGGGCGCCGACGGCAGACCCGGCCTCGGCCTCGCACTCGCCGCCGAGCGGGCCCGCCCCTACCGGGTGGGCTGA
- a CDS encoding thiamine pyrophosphate-requiring protein — protein MSKKVSDHILERLREWGVEHVFAYPGDGINGLLAAWGRAQDNPRFIQARHEEMAAFEAVGYAKFSGRVGVCAATSGPGAIHLLNGLYDAKLDHVPVVAIVGQTDRSAMGGSYQQEVDLVSLYKDVASDFCEMVTVPEQLPNVLDRAMRTAMARRSVTAVIVPADVQELDYSPPGHAFKMVPSSLGMSPYAPVPADADLERAAEVLNAGEKVAILVGQGARGARQEVMALADRLGAGVAKALLGKDVLDDDLPYVTGSIGLLGTRPSYELMTGCDTLLVIGSSFPYTQFLPEFGQARAVQIDIDPHMVGLRYPFEVNLVGDARATLTRLLPLVDTAANTGWREKVEKDTARWQEVMQRRAAVDADPVNPEYVVHALNDLLPENVILSSDSGSAANWYARHLRLRGAMRGSLSGTLATMGPGVPYAIGAKFAHGDRPAIALVGDGAMQMNGLAELITIAKYYREWEDPRLVVAVLNNRDLNQVTWEMRAMEGAPRFEASQSIPDVAYADVARLFGLEGIRVEKPGDVVGAWQAALAADRPCVLDFVTDPAVPPVPPHASLDQIEAAAMSVLKGDSDRAGMVRQGFKAKVQEFLPGHRHREDRPGAQDDT, from the coding sequence ATGTCGAAGAAGGTCTCCGACCACATCCTCGAGCGCCTGCGCGAGTGGGGGGTGGAGCACGTCTTCGCCTACCCCGGCGACGGCATCAACGGGCTCCTCGCGGCCTGGGGCCGGGCGCAGGACAACCCCCGCTTCATCCAGGCCCGCCACGAGGAGATGGCCGCCTTCGAAGCCGTCGGCTACGCCAAGTTCTCCGGACGGGTCGGCGTGTGCGCGGCCACCTCCGGCCCCGGCGCCATCCACCTGCTGAACGGCCTGTACGACGCGAAGCTGGACCACGTGCCCGTCGTCGCGATCGTCGGCCAGACCGACCGCAGCGCCATGGGCGGCTCCTACCAGCAGGAGGTCGACCTCGTCAGCCTCTACAAGGACGTCGCCTCCGACTTCTGCGAGATGGTCACCGTCCCCGAGCAGCTGCCCAACGTGCTGGACCGGGCCATGCGCACGGCCATGGCCCGCCGCTCCGTCACGGCCGTGATCGTCCCGGCCGACGTGCAGGAACTCGACTACTCGCCGCCCGGGCACGCCTTCAAGATGGTGCCCTCCAGCCTCGGCATGTCGCCGTACGCGCCCGTGCCCGCCGACGCCGACCTCGAACGGGCCGCCGAGGTCCTGAACGCCGGCGAGAAGGTCGCGATCCTGGTCGGGCAGGGCGCGCGCGGAGCCCGCCAGGAGGTCATGGCCCTCGCCGACCGCCTCGGCGCGGGCGTGGCCAAGGCACTGCTCGGCAAGGACGTCCTCGACGACGACCTGCCCTACGTCACCGGGTCCATCGGCCTGCTCGGCACCCGGCCGTCCTACGAGCTGATGACCGGCTGCGACACCCTCCTGGTCATCGGATCGTCGTTCCCCTACACCCAGTTCCTGCCGGAGTTCGGGCAGGCGCGGGCCGTGCAGATCGACATCGACCCGCACATGGTGGGCCTGCGCTACCCGTTCGAGGTCAACCTGGTCGGCGACGCCCGCGCGACGCTGACCCGGCTGCTGCCGCTCGTCGACACGGCCGCGAACACCGGGTGGCGCGAGAAGGTCGAGAAGGACACCGCGCGCTGGCAGGAGGTCATGCAGCGCCGGGCCGCGGTCGACGCCGACCCCGTCAACCCCGAGTACGTCGTGCACGCGCTGAACGACCTGCTGCCGGAGAACGTGATCCTGTCCTCCGACTCCGGATCGGCCGCCAACTGGTACGCCCGCCACCTGCGGCTGCGCGGCGCCATGCGCGGCTCGCTGTCCGGCACGCTCGCCACCATGGGCCCCGGCGTGCCCTACGCGATCGGCGCCAAGTTCGCGCACGGCGACCGTCCGGCCATCGCCCTCGTCGGCGACGGCGCGATGCAGATGAACGGGCTGGCCGAGCTGATCACGATCGCCAAGTACTACCGGGAGTGGGAGGACCCGAGGCTCGTCGTGGCGGTCCTGAACAACCGGGACCTCAACCAGGTCACCTGGGAGATGCGCGCCATGGAGGGCGCCCCGCGGTTCGAGGCCTCGCAGTCGATCCCCGACGTCGCCTACGCCGACGTGGCCCGTCTGTTCGGCCTGGAGGGCATCCGCGTCGAGAAGCCGGGCGACGTGGTGGGCGCCTGGCAGGCCGCGCTCGCCGCCGACCGGCCCTGCGTCCTGGACTTCGTGACCGACCCCGCCGTGCCGCCCGTCCCGCCGCACGCGAGCCTCGACCAGATCGAGGCGGCCGCCATGTCCGTCCTCAAGGGCGACAGCGACCGCGCGGGCATGGTCCGCCAGGGCTTCAAGGCCAAGGTGCAGGAGTTCCTGCCCGGTCACCGCCACCGCGAGGACCGGCCCGGCGCACAGGACGACACATGA